In Scylla paramamosain isolate STU-SP2022 chromosome 17, ASM3559412v1, whole genome shotgun sequence, one DNA window encodes the following:
- the LOC135108544 gene encoding uncharacterized protein LOC135108544 yields MKTAASASRALTLLAVVLAATLLMDAAEAKRGKPKLPSSLSEAFESCLCGGIDKETECSTCFDPVRDNPDTATLEEIFACLDTAGIDRTIAAACTGRQRSSCHSSEERG; encoded by the exons ATGAAGACTGCCGCGAGTGCGAGCCGCGCCCTGACGCTGCTGGCCGTGGTGCTGGCGGCGACGCTGCTCATGGACGCCGCAGAGGCTAAACGCGGAAAACCTAAGCTTCCTTCGAGTTTGAGTGAAGCCTTCG AAAGTTGCCTGTGTGGCGGCATCGACAAGGAGACAGAGTGCAGCACTTGCTTCGATCCAGTGCGCGACAACCCAG ATACTGCAACCTTGGAAGAAATCTTCGCATGTCTCGATACTGCAGGGATTGAtcgg ACTATCGCTGCAGCGTGCACTGGACGCCAACGCTCTTCATGCCACTCGTCAGAAGAACGAGGTTAG